The following nucleotide sequence is from Phytoactinopolyspora mesophila.
TTCGTGTCGGTCGGGCGCCCTCTCGGCGAGCCCGTGCAGCCATAACGCGCTCTGCAGTGCCACCGTGATCGGCTGATGTCCCGTGCGTAGGCTCGCGCGAAGGTCGATGAACGGGTCACCGTGACCGTATGGCCCGGCATGTGAGCCGGGAGCAAACTCGTACACGCCGCGCTGCGCGGTTGGTAGCAGCCAGCCTGTGGCCCGCAGCCGTGCTGCGAGCACCTTCGCTGGTGTTCTCAGCCCGACTTCCTGGGCCAGTTCGGTCAGTTCTTCGACGGTTACCAGCGTCGGCTGGCGCAACTCCAGCTCAGCGACGATTCGGGCCATACCCTTGGAGAGCGACCGAGAAGGAACTGTCATGCTGGCCTCATAAGTTACTAGAACAGTATCTACACTACAGAGAATGACAGTACTGTCAAGGTAGATGGGCAGGTTGCAGATATGGATACTTGCACCGCGCCGTTGACAGTGGCTTATTCTCATGTCGAGGTGACAAGCGTCAGGCGGTGGGCTGAGTCGCTGTTGTTGTGCGCGGTGCGGTGGCTCCCTACCTGGGTGAGGACACCCTAGGAGGGGGAACGGTCGTGAACGAGTACATGGCCACAGCCGAGGCGGGGGAGCTATTGCGTGTGCCGGCCGAGACCGTTCGGTATTGGCGGTACGTCGGCAAGGGGCCCAAGAGTTTCCGCGCGGGTGGTCGCCGCGTCTTGTACGCCCGCGAAGACGTCGAAGCCCTCGTCGTGACGGCTCGGGCTGAGGGTGCAGCCTAAGTTGCGCCTACGCCGACTCGGCGCGGGCTCGAAAGGCATAGAAGATCAAGTTTGACCATATTACGACCACAGACTGACTCGAAGTAGCCAACGGTGCTCAGCGGTTGGCGTCCTGATCGATGCAGCTCAGCTCGCCGAGCCAGCGCTATTCAATGCTGATTGGGCACGCTTGGTCGAAGGTCAGCCTTTCCCGGCGAGGCACTAGCAGCTCTCGTCGGGTAGCGCCTCGCACCGCTGCGAGGAGCCAGGGGCCATTGCTGTCGTCCTCGATGTAGTGCCAGATCATCCACCACCTGTTTGTACTAATCGCAAACTGCGGGATCTCGACCGGGTCGCCGTCACTGTTGACATACTCCAACTCACCTAGATCAACGCAACCTGTTGACGTGGCCGTATCGAGCGAGCGGATGGTTTCGAACTTAACCACTTCGTGGCTGAGAATGATCGTTTCGCCGACTTGTTCTGCCTCATAGAGCGGCCATCCGTAAACGTCGAGTTCGAGCTCGCCGACACCGAGCTGCGTCAGCGGCCAGTCGTCCATTATCTCGTGCCCCCAAAGCTCATGCTCAGCACCGGCCATCTCGAAGGCGTTGGCGTAGTAGTGGTCCATCTTGGTGATGAGGTCTTCGAACGCTGCTTCGATCTCTTGCTCGGCGGCCTGTTCATCGACGGGTTCGGTAGTTGCCGTCGCTTCGGCTGAGGGTGCCGCGCTAGTCGCCTCGCTGGACCGATTGGGCGCCGCGACTTCGGTCGGGCTTGTCGCGGAAAGGGGTTCTGTTCCCAGCTGTGTGTCGTCGCTACATGCCGTGAGTATCAGCGCGGCGGCCGTGAGCGTGAGGATTGTGCAAAGCGGGCGCGGCCCGTTGTCGTTCATCTGTACCCACCTGGTTCCCACGCCCGAATGCTGGCCGCCAAACTTATCGGCCCGCCGACGTGGGTGGCAGTCGACGCGGCACCTCCTCCTCCTGCTCGCGCTTTCGGTCATAGACGACGCTCAGCGCGCCGGTCTCCGACGGTGTCACGGAGGTGAGTGACCAGGATGTCGCCGGGTTGCCGTCGCTGAACAAATGCGCACCCGCGCCGACCAGTTCCGGGCATTGAGTGATGATCAACCTGTCGATCTCGTCCGCCTCGAGTAGGGCGCGGATGACGCTGCTGCTGTTCTGCACGACGATGTCTCCGCCCGGCTCGTCCCTGAGTCGGCGTGCCTCGGTGACGGGGTCGGCGTCGGCGAGGCGCGCGTTTGTCCAGGAAACGTCAGTCAGGGTCGCGGAGAAGACCACCTTTTCGACCGAATCGAGCCACTGGGCGTACCTGCGGTCGCGCGGTTCGGCGCTTTCGTCCGTAGCGACGGCTGGCCAGTAGGACGAGAAACCTTCGTAGTTCTTCCGGCCCAGGAGGACCGTCGTCGCCGTCTCCGTTTGCCGGACCATCGTGTCGCGGGCTACATCAGTCACTGCGTGCGGAACGATCCAGCTCATATCGTCTTTGCCGGTAGCGCCGTTGATCCGGCCGTCCAGGGATAGGGAGATGTTGGCAGCAACAGTCCGTCGATGGTTGTCCTGATTCATGTCGGTCCTCCGAAGTACTCGGCGCGAGATCACGCCGACGCGAGCTTGGCCTTACTAGTACGTCGGAGCCGTGCACCGCTTCTCGACGTCCTTTCTCGTTTCAGTGCCACGTCAGTCGGCCGGTGGAGTTCTCGCTCGGCCGGATTGGTGGTGAGGGCTAGGGCGTCCGCTGATTCAGCGTGCCAAAGCGCATGCGCTGGGCGTGCTGGATGTGACGAGCAGGGGTGCGTGCCCCCGGGCATGCTGATCAGTCTTGAGTGTGGCCGCGGTCGTTGACCACGTGCTGCACCAGCTCGTCGAGCATGCTCTCCGCGTCGAGTCCGGACGAATCGGCGAGCGCCTGGGCGAGGTTAGCTGCGAGGTTGACCAGTTCCTGGACGACGTCGAGGTCGACCCGGCCGTCGTCATTGGTCAGGAGGTCTACGGACAACTGCGCGGGCTCGTCCCGGATGCACAGGCGGACCAACGCCAGGGCGGCGAGCTGGCGTGCGGTGCTGTCCGAGGACAGGCCGGTGCCGTGGTCGTCGCCGGGGATTGGTTGCTCCG
It contains:
- a CDS encoding helix-turn-helix transcriptional regulator: MNEYMATAEAGELLRVPAETVRYWRYVGKGPKSFRAGGRRVLYAREDVEALVVTARAEGAA
- a CDS encoding dihydrofolate reductase family protein, whose amino-acid sequence is MNQDNHRRTVAANISLSLDGRINGATGKDDMSWIVPHAVTDVARDTMVRQTETATTVLLGRKNYEGFSSYWPAVATDESAEPRDRRYAQWLDSVEKVVFSATLTDVSWTNARLADADPVTEARRLRDEPGGDIVVQNSSSVIRALLEADEIDRLIITQCPELVGAGAHLFSDGNPATSWSLTSVTPSETGALSVVYDRKREQEEEVPRRLPPTSAGR